A region from the Salifodinibacter halophilus genome encodes:
- a CDS encoding sarcosine oxidase subunit alpha family protein yields the protein MSRNAGTNDTDRAPSGGHRLDHGGRIDRSKQLRFWYNGRELTGYAGDTLASALMANGIDVLARSFKLRRPRGILTHGAAEPNAIVQVDQGARARPTQRATQTELHFDLDARMVNVWPNAKHNLTGLMGLAGRFMPAGFYYKTFMRPARLWQRYEQVIRKGAGLGYAPEQNDPDVYDKRYAHCDVLVAGAGPAGLMAALTAARSGARVILSDEQNEFGGSLLDAPGTIDGAPAINWVSAVVAELQTYPEVTLLKRSTVFGYYDHNRVHINENRTDHLPPDQRDEPRHRLWKVRARRVICATGAMERPLVFANNDRPGVMMASAAAAYTHRYAVAPGRRAVVFTNNDSGYRAAIELHQAGIEIAAIVDSRDPAGGHWHKQAADAGIHMITRSAVFDVRGNKRVRGVHVARLNANDTALGGHQQTIDCDLLAVAGGWNPVVHLHSQSGARPHFDPKLATFVPGESVQPEASAGSANATFGLAAALAEGAQTGHEAVSACGIETSEITLPTADNDQPEANITPLWRVPHRKSPENGPKQFVDYQNDVSSADLRLAVRENYRHIEHVKRYTALGFGTDQGKLGNINGMAIVAEARGLTPGEVGTTTFRPAYTPVSFGATVGRDVGTLYDATRKTPMHDRHVAAGAVFEDVGQWKRARYYPEPGDTMQDAVDREVWATHTGIGVLDYSTLGQIDVKGPDAAAFLDRIYTNNWQKLKVGGCRYGLMLNEDGSILDDGVSQRIEDDRFLINTSTGGAASVLSWMEDWLQTEWPEMQVYLTSLTDQLSTIAIGGPFSRKLCEEICEGIDFSAEAFPFFAWRDGKAAGIHARVARVSFSGELSFEITVPAQYAGRLWDAVMDAGAKYGAHPYGTETMHVLRAEKGFIIVGQDTDATVTPHDLGMGGLLSKKKDFLGKRSLALAEPAREGRQNLVGIKPHDPNTIVPEGAQLVTDPDAAKPMPMAGFVTSSYYSSRLGHSFGLAMVTDGRNRHGETVYSPQADGRVIPADICSQVFFDPEGKRQNV from the coding sequence ATGAGCCGTAACGCGGGGACAAACGACACCGACCGAGCACCGAGTGGTGGCCATCGCCTCGATCATGGCGGCCGCATCGATCGTTCAAAGCAACTTCGGTTTTGGTACAACGGACGTGAACTAACTGGCTACGCAGGCGATACACTGGCCTCGGCGCTCATGGCCAACGGCATCGACGTTCTCGCCCGTAGTTTCAAACTGCGTCGGCCGCGGGGGATTCTCACCCACGGTGCGGCCGAGCCAAACGCCATCGTCCAGGTCGACCAAGGTGCCCGCGCGCGGCCTACCCAGCGCGCCACGCAGACCGAACTGCACTTCGATCTAGATGCTCGGATGGTTAACGTCTGGCCGAACGCCAAGCACAACCTCACGGGGCTGATGGGGTTGGCCGGGCGCTTCATGCCGGCCGGGTTCTACTACAAGACATTCATGCGGCCGGCCCGACTGTGGCAACGCTATGAACAAGTCATCCGCAAAGGTGCGGGCTTAGGCTACGCGCCGGAGCAAAACGACCCAGACGTCTACGACAAGCGCTACGCACACTGTGATGTGCTGGTCGCTGGCGCCGGGCCAGCCGGTTTGATGGCCGCACTCACCGCGGCCCGCAGCGGCGCGCGGGTCATCCTGTCCGACGAGCAAAACGAATTCGGTGGCAGCCTACTGGATGCACCCGGAACCATCGACGGTGCACCGGCTATAAACTGGGTCTCGGCCGTGGTCGCCGAGCTTCAAACATACCCCGAGGTCACGCTGCTGAAGCGGTCGACGGTGTTCGGCTACTACGACCATAATCGTGTCCATATCAACGAAAACCGAACCGACCACCTACCACCCGACCAGCGTGACGAACCGCGCCACCGGCTATGGAAAGTACGTGCCCGGCGTGTGATCTGCGCGACCGGTGCCATGGAGCGTCCGCTGGTATTCGCCAACAACGACCGCCCCGGCGTCATGATGGCCTCGGCCGCCGCGGCCTACACCCACCGCTACGCCGTAGCGCCGGGACGTCGCGCGGTGGTATTCACCAACAACGACAGCGGTTATCGCGCCGCGATCGAGCTGCATCAGGCTGGCATCGAGATCGCCGCGATCGTCGACAGTCGCGACCCGGCTGGCGGTCACTGGCATAAGCAGGCAGCCGACGCCGGCATCCACATGATTACGCGCTCGGCCGTGTTCGACGTGCGCGGCAACAAGCGCGTGCGTGGTGTCCACGTCGCACGACTCAACGCCAATGACACCGCACTTGGTGGCCATCAACAAACCATCGATTGCGATTTACTGGCTGTGGCCGGCGGCTGGAACCCAGTCGTCCATCTACACTCGCAATCCGGCGCGCGACCGCACTTCGATCCGAAACTTGCGACGTTCGTACCCGGCGAATCCGTGCAACCAGAAGCCTCGGCCGGCTCGGCCAACGCCACCTTCGGCCTGGCCGCCGCGCTCGCAGAAGGCGCTCAAACCGGCCACGAGGCGGTTTCGGCCTGCGGCATCGAAACCAGCGAGATCACGCTTCCCACGGCTGATAACGACCAGCCGGAGGCCAACATCACACCGCTCTGGCGCGTGCCGCACCGCAAGTCGCCTGAAAACGGCCCCAAACAATTCGTCGACTACCAAAACGACGTCAGCAGTGCGGACTTACGATTGGCGGTACGCGAGAATTATCGTCACATTGAGCATGTTAAGCGCTATACCGCGCTCGGCTTCGGCACGGATCAGGGCAAACTCGGCAACATCAACGGCATGGCGATCGTCGCCGAGGCACGCGGTTTAACACCGGGAGAGGTCGGCACGACCACATTCCGCCCCGCCTATACACCAGTCAGCTTCGGCGCCACCGTCGGCCGCGACGTCGGCACCCTTTACGACGCGACACGCAAAACGCCGATGCACGATCGCCACGTGGCAGCCGGCGCGGTGTTCGAGGACGTCGGCCAGTGGAAGCGTGCGCGCTACTACCCCGAACCCGGCGACACCATGCAGGACGCAGTCGACCGCGAAGTCTGGGCAACCCACACGGGGATCGGCGTGCTCGACTACTCCACGCTCGGTCAAATCGACGTCAAAGGCCCGGATGCCGCGGCCTTCCTTGATCGCATCTACACCAACAACTGGCAAAAACTCAAAGTCGGCGGTTGTCGTTATGGCCTGATGCTTAATGAAGACGGCTCCATTCTCGACGACGGTGTGAGTCAGCGTATCGAGGATGACCGCTTCCTGATCAACACCTCGACCGGCGGCGCGGCCTCGGTGCTGAGCTGGATGGAAGACTGGCTACAGACCGAATGGCCGGAGATGCAGGTCTATCTGACGTCGCTGACCGATCAGCTGTCGACAATCGCCATCGGCGGCCCGTTTAGTCGCAAGCTCTGCGAAGAAATCTGCGAAGGCATCGATTTCTCGGCCGAAGCGTTCCCGTTTTTCGCCTGGCGCGACGGCAAGGCCGCGGGCATCCACGCCCGCGTGGCGCGAGTCAGTTTCTCGGGCGAGCTATCGTTCGAGATCACCGTGCCGGCCCAATATGCCGGCCGGCTCTGGGACGCCGTCATGGACGCTGGCGCGAAATACGGCGCTCATCCTTATGGCACCGAGACGATGCACGTCCTACGCGCCGAGAAAGGCTTCATTATCGTTGGCCAGGACACCGACGCCACGGTCACGCCTCACGATCTCGGCATGGGCGGCCTGTTATCCAAGAAAAAGGATTTCCTCGGCAAACGTAGTCTGGCGCTGGCCGAACCGGCACGCGAAGGTCGCCAGAACCTTGTTGGCATTAAGCCACACGATCCCAACACGATCGTGCCGGAAGGCGCCCAACTCGTAACCGACCCGGATGCCGCCAAACCGATGCCGATGGCCGGGTTTGTCACATCATCCTATTACAGCTCGCGACTCGGCCACTCGTTCGGGCTGGCGATGGTTACCGACGGCCGCAACCGTCACGGTGAAACCGTCTATTCACCCCAGGCCGACGGCCGCGTAATCCCAGCCGATATCTGCTCGCAGGTATTTTTCGATCCGGAAGGCAAGCGTCAAAATGTCTGA
- a CDS encoding sarcosine oxidase subunit delta produces the protein MLEIPCPWCGPRDESEFAYGGEAHLNRPDPETASDREWAAYLYYRDNKAGVHAERWHHTHGCRRWFNAVRDTVTYRFHSVYTMDDEQPAEIDQ, from the coding sequence ATGCTCGAGATTCCCTGCCCTTGGTGCGGCCCGCGAGACGAGTCCGAGTTCGCCTACGGCGGTGAAGCCCACCTGAACCGACCCGATCCGGAAACCGCAAGCGATCGCGAGTGGGCCGCATATCTGTACTACCGCGATAACAAAGCCGGTGTGCATGCCGAGCGCTGGCACCACACCCATGGCTGCCGGCGCTGGTTTAACGCGGTGCGCGATACCGTGACCTATCGTTTTCACTCCGTGTACACCATGGACGACGAGCAACCCGCAGAGATTGACCAATGA
- a CDS encoding sarcosine oxidase subunit gamma produces the protein MSDTTIGSATPVVESAATPAGSTRGELGVSVTEQPVAGAINLRGHADDPAFANAVKHALGLAPPTTPNTIADGDGLEALWLAPTEWLIRCELSAQVELENALGDTLADQFTAINDVSGYYATFTVHGRNARHLLERATPLDIHPRVFGPGQCAQTVFAQTSAIILPREAETTRFDLIIRRSAADYAWHYLDDAIRCMD, from the coding sequence ATGTCTGATACCACCATCGGAAGCGCAACCCCAGTTGTCGAAAGCGCCGCCACGCCCGCCGGCAGCACCCGCGGCGAGCTGGGCGTTTCGGTCACTGAACAACCGGTCGCCGGCGCTATCAACCTACGCGGTCACGCCGATGATCCAGCGTTTGCCAACGCCGTTAAACATGCACTCGGCCTAGCACCGCCGACAACGCCCAACACGATCGCCGATGGCGACGGGCTTGAGGCCCTCTGGCTGGCGCCAACCGAATGGCTCATTCGGTGCGAGCTAAGCGCTCAGGTCGAGCTTGAAAACGCGCTCGGTGACACTCTCGCTGACCAGTTCACGGCCATCAACGATGTCAGCGGCTATTACGCTACATTCACCGTGCACGGTCGCAACGCCCGCCATCTGCTCGAACGGGCGACGCCACTGGATATCCACCCGCGTGTTTTTGGCCCCGGCCAGTGTGCACAAACCGTATTCGCTCAGACCAGCGCAATTATCCTGCCGCGCGAGGCCGAAACCACCCGCTTCGACCTCATCATTCGACGCAGCGCAGCAGACTACGCCTGGCACTACCTCGACGACGCCATTCGCTGCATGGATTGA
- a CDS encoding TetR/AcrR family transcriptional regulator, with amino-acid sequence MDIDAQLLATAERLFDRDGFNATGMGRVIQETGLSSRTVYKHATSKSALMAMVLSERQRRFFEHLDARSTDALFASLTIWVEQEGARGCLFFRAHAETGGNTPVIERAVTAYHSYLHARIAELVALETGATHDDLTDQMLALFEGATTAATYRGIAVIEAARIRAQNFIAEAKQQ; translated from the coding sequence ATGGATATCGATGCACAACTACTCGCCACGGCCGAGCGGCTTTTCGATCGCGATGGCTTTAACGCCACCGGAATGGGACGCGTCATCCAGGAAACCGGACTATCGAGCCGCACGGTCTATAAGCACGCCACGAGCAAGAGCGCTCTGATGGCCATGGTGTTATCCGAGCGCCAGCGGCGATTTTTCGAACACCTCGATGCCCGCAGTACAGACGCACTTTTTGCGTCGCTAACCATTTGGGTCGAACAAGAAGGCGCGCGTGGTTGCTTATTTTTCCGCGCTCACGCGGAAACGGGCGGCAACACACCGGTGATCGAGCGGGCGGTCACCGCTTATCATTCGTACTTGCACGCACGAATTGCTGAGTTAGTCGCGCTTGAGACTGGCGCGACCCACGATGATCTGACGGATCAGATGCTCGCACTTTTCGAAGGGGCGACGACGGCGGCGACATACCGTGGCATAGCAGTCATCGAGGCAGCCCGCATCCGCGCCCAAAACTTCATCGCCGAGGCAAAACAACAATGA
- the mutY gene encoding A/G-specific adenine glycosylase, with the protein MTQPAAQTISPSTEPPVAIDAALLRWFDRHGRHDLPWQHPRTAYRVWIAEIMLQQTQVTTVIGYFNAFLARFPDVEALAAADVDAVMHAWSGLGYYARARNMHAAAGRIIERHGGELPRDFDALLELPGIGQSTAGAIVAQVWGDWAPILDGNAKRVLARLAAIEDTPGTSRYDNRLWQLARAYTPEKRITDYTQAIMDLGATVCVRRNPRCDVCPLADGCQALAHGVQNAIPAPRKKRRKPVRTTHMALIVNEAGHILFEKRPPAGIWGGLWSLPEIPEASDVAAFCRQQLGIESSVDARLPAFRHVFTHFELDIHIIKLQATRATRIMEADMDWFDTAELPGVPAPIKRVVTDRQYEYEL; encoded by the coding sequence TTGACCCAGCCAGCCGCCCAAACTATATCGCCCAGTACTGAACCGCCGGTTGCCATCGACGCGGCGCTATTGCGCTGGTTCGATCGACATGGCCGCCACGATCTGCCCTGGCAGCATCCGCGCACGGCGTACCGGGTTTGGATTGCGGAAATCATGCTGCAGCAGACGCAGGTGACAACCGTTATCGGCTATTTCAACGCTTTCCTGGCGCGGTTCCCGGATGTCGAGGCGCTAGCCGCGGCCGACGTCGATGCTGTCATGCATGCGTGGTCGGGGCTTGGCTACTATGCGCGTGCACGCAATATGCACGCAGCGGCGGGCCGCATTATTGAACGCCACGGCGGTGAGTTGCCGCGCGATTTCGACGCGCTACTCGAGCTGCCGGGAATCGGCCAGTCGACAGCCGGTGCGATTGTCGCCCAGGTCTGGGGCGATTGGGCACCGATTCTCGATGGCAACGCCAAGCGTGTGCTCGCACGGCTGGCTGCGATCGAGGATACGCCGGGTACATCGCGCTACGACAACCGACTATGGCAACTTGCCCGCGCGTATACGCCGGAAAAACGCATCACCGACTACACACAGGCCATCATGGATCTCGGTGCGACGGTTTGTGTGCGCCGCAACCCGCGTTGCGATGTGTGTCCGCTAGCCGACGGCTGCCAAGCATTGGCGCATGGCGTGCAAAACGCCATCCCAGCGCCGCGCAAGAAACGCCGCAAGCCGGTCCGGACAACACACATGGCCTTAATCGTGAACGAAGCTGGCCACATCCTGTTCGAAAAGCGGCCGCCAGCCGGCATTTGGGGTGGGCTCTGGAGTTTGCCGGAAATACCCGAGGCCAGCGATGTGGCCGCGTTTTGTCGTCAACAGTTGGGCATTGAAAGTAGCGTTGATGCTCGTTTACCGGCATTTCGCCACGTGTTCACCCATTTTGAGCTGGATATTCACATCATTAAGCTGCAAGCAACGCGGGCAACCCGTATCATGGAGGCCGACATGGACTGGTTCGATACCGCCGAATTGCCGGGCGTTCCGGCGCCGATTAAGCGTGTCGTAACCGATCGCCAATATGAATACGAGCTATGA
- a CDS encoding MFS transporter produces MMPAIRVGTTGFGLIAVCYGFARFAFGLFLPQIRADLALSSSLAGVISGGAFLAYCLAIVVSAHLSERIGARAIAVAAALVACAGTLGIATSASPAWLAIFVVLAGASTGLASPPMADAVSHAVAKRHQDATNTVINAGTSAGVALSGPIALIMGDDWRMVFTIFSGIAFALAVAAFISLPTNTAQRRRTRHTNHSRLPSLNANLIRLVGASCLMGISSTALWSFGGEIVTLRLDWAARGAGLLWTMIGTAGVCGAAAGWLTVRLGLNAVHWLFLAVLAASIGMLGLTFTTPTLTLIGGALFGAAYVMLTGIYLVWGTSALPNRPATGLMVGFLTIAVGQTIGAPLFGFLMSRTSLEIAVLAFSGLGLAAGLFWSESPPNQVTTADIGHDPLTECSTHQ; encoded by the coding sequence ATGATGCCGGCTATCCGTGTGGGGACGACCGGATTTGGCCTTATCGCGGTCTGCTACGGGTTTGCACGGTTCGCTTTTGGCCTATTCCTGCCCCAGATTCGGGCGGATCTGGCGCTATCCTCGAGCCTGGCTGGTGTTATCTCGGGCGGCGCATTTTTAGCGTACTGCTTGGCCATCGTCGTATCAGCACACCTGTCAGAGCGGATTGGCGCTCGCGCTATTGCCGTTGCAGCAGCACTCGTTGCTTGTGCAGGCACACTCGGTATTGCGACGTCCGCGTCGCCGGCTTGGCTGGCTATCTTCGTGGTACTAGCCGGTGCGAGTACTGGCTTGGCCTCCCCGCCGATGGCCGACGCGGTATCCCACGCTGTGGCGAAGCGCCATCAAGACGCGACTAATACCGTGATTAATGCCGGCACTAGCGCCGGTGTCGCCCTATCGGGACCGATTGCGCTGATCATGGGCGATGACTGGCGCATGGTTTTCACGATCTTTTCGGGCATTGCTTTCGCATTAGCCGTGGCGGCATTCATTTCGTTGCCGACCAATACAGCGCAGCGGCGACGCACCAGACACACTAATCACAGCCGTTTGCCATCGCTTAATGCCAATCTGATTCGCCTAGTCGGCGCATCATGCCTCATGGGCATATCAAGCACTGCGCTCTGGTCGTTCGGCGGTGAGATCGTCACGCTACGGCTGGACTGGGCGGCGCGCGGCGCCGGCTTGCTTTGGACCATGATCGGCACGGCCGGTGTATGCGGTGCCGCAGCGGGCTGGCTGACCGTGCGCTTGGGTTTAAACGCCGTCCATTGGCTATTTCTGGCTGTCTTGGCTGCCAGTATCGGCATGCTCGGGCTGACATTCACGACCCCAACGTTGACGTTGATCGGTGGTGCCTTGTTTGGCGCAGCCTATGTGATGCTGACGGGCATCTATCTTGTCTGGGGCACGTCGGCGCTGCCGAATCGGCCGGCTACTGGCTTAATGGTCGGTTTCTTGACCATTGCCGTAGGCCAGACGATCGGCGCGCCTTTATTTGGTTTCTTGATGAGTCGCACTTCATTGGAAATCGCCGTCCTGGCCTTTTCCGGTCTCGGCTTGGCGGCAGGACTGTTCTGGTCCGAATCGCCCCCTAATCAAGTTACTACAGCCGATATCGGCCATGACCCGCTTACCGAATGTTCCACGCATCAGTGA
- a CDS encoding oxidative damage protection protein, translating to MSHTVHCIKLGIEAEGLPAKPLPGELGQRIYDNVSQQAWQQWLVEQTRLINEYGLHLADPKAREFLAEQTEEYFFGQGQTAETHYVPPKN from the coding sequence ATGAGCCACACCGTCCACTGCATTAAACTCGGCATCGAAGCCGAAGGTCTGCCTGCCAAGCCGCTACCCGGCGAACTCGGCCAGCGCATCTACGACAACGTCTCGCAGCAGGCTTGGCAGCAGTGGCTGGTCGAGCAGACGCGTCTAATCAACGAATATGGCCTGCATCTGGCCGACCCCAAGGCGCGCGAATTCCTGGCCGAACAAACCGAGGAATATTTCTTCGGGCAAGGCCAGACTGCCGAGACCCACTACGTACCGCCAAAAAATTAG
- a CDS encoding sarcosine oxidase subunit beta family protein, producing MSDKRRQKYSAFSLFAQGLSHHKHWQQAWRSPEPKSHYDVIIIGAGGHGLATAFYLAAEHGITNVAVLEKGWLGGGNTGRNTTIVRSNYLQTESSDLYDKALQLWEGLSQHVNYNNMFSQRGVYNLAHTPGDVRTTLRRVNANRLNGIDAEYHEPADIRANIPYINTSPDARYPILGGSFQPRAGVARHDAVAWGLARAADERGVDIIQNCEVTGINRDGGQVTGVETTRGTINAPKVGVVVAGHCSVLAEMAGLRLPIESHPLQACVSEPVKPVLDTVVMSNQVHGYVSQSDKGELVMGAGIDSYSGYGQRGSPRVIENFIAALKEMFPVFSRMRILRQWAGIVDTAPDASPILSKTDVDGLYFNCGWGTGGFKATPGSGWVFAHTIARDEPHPINAPFSLERFTSGRLVDEHGAAAVAH from the coding sequence ATGAGCGACAAGCGGCGACAAAAATACTCAGCGTTCAGTCTTTTCGCCCAGGGACTCAGCCATCACAAGCATTGGCAACAGGCGTGGCGTAGTCCCGAGCCGAAATCTCATTACGACGTAATCATCATCGGCGCCGGTGGCCACGGGCTCGCCACTGCCTTCTATTTAGCCGCCGAGCACGGCATCACGAATGTGGCAGTGCTGGAAAAAGGTTGGCTGGGTGGCGGCAACACCGGTCGCAACACGACGATCGTGCGCTCGAACTATCTACAGACCGAGTCCTCCGATCTCTACGACAAAGCGTTGCAGCTCTGGGAAGGTTTGAGCCAACACGTGAACTACAACAACATGTTTTCACAGCGCGGCGTCTACAACCTTGCCCATACCCCGGGTGATGTTCGCACCACACTGCGACGGGTCAATGCCAATCGGCTGAACGGCATCGATGCCGAGTACCACGAACCGGCCGACATCCGCGCCAACATCCCGTATATCAATACGTCACCGGATGCGCGCTACCCCATCCTCGGCGGCTCGTTCCAGCCTCGGGCCGGCGTAGCGCGGCACGACGCCGTCGCTTGGGGCCTAGCCCGTGCCGCGGACGAACGCGGCGTAGACATCATTCAAAACTGCGAAGTCACCGGCATCAATCGCGATGGCGGCCAGGTTACTGGCGTCGAAACCACCCGGGGCACGATCAACGCGCCCAAGGTCGGTGTAGTCGTCGCCGGCCATTGCTCGGTGCTGGCAGAAATGGCCGGGCTCAGATTGCCGATCGAGTCGCATCCGCTGCAGGCCTGCGTATCGGAGCCGGTTAAGCCGGTGCTGGACACGGTGGTCATGTCCAATCAAGTCCACGGCTATGTGAGCCAGTCCGACAAAGGCGAACTGGTCATGGGCGCCGGTATTGATAGCTATTCAGGCTACGGCCAACGTGGCAGCCCGCGCGTGATCGAAAACTTTATTGCTGCTCTCAAGGAAATGTTCCCGGTCTTTTCGCGTATGCGGATCTTGCGTCAGTGGGCCGGTATCGTCGACACCGCGCCCGACGCCAGCCCAATCCTATCCAAGACCGATGTCGACGGTCTGTATTTCAACTGCGGCTGGGGCACCGGCGGTTTCAAAGCCACCCCCGGATCCGGCTGGGTCTTCGCTCACACCATTGCCCGCGACGAGCCACATCCGATCAACGCACCGTTCTCGTTGGAGCGATTCACCAGCGGCCGCTTGGTCGACGAACACGGCGCGGCTGCGGTCGCGCATTAA
- the thiS gene encoding sulfur carrier protein ThiS: MQLWINGEQTEFRDAVTLADLLHELDYGERRIAVEHNGEIVPGDQHTTTQLADGDRLEIVHAIGGGQAQVESDTLNVAGRRFNSRLLVGTGKYADLDEAEAALAASGTEIVTMAIRRTPAFTDPDARAKRNLLDVVSPERYTPLPNTAGCATADDAVRACRMARELLDGHNLVKLEVIGDEKTLYPDMTETLAAAEKLVADDFDVMVYTNDDPIACRRLESMGCVAIMPLAGPIGSGLGIQNRYNVLEIVENADVPVLVDAGVGTPSDAAIAMELGCDGVLMNTAIAQAGKPVLMAQAMRHAVNAGRQGYLAGRMPRRRYASASSPANNLPF; this comes from the coding sequence ATGCAACTTTGGATTAACGGCGAGCAAACCGAATTTCGTGACGCGGTGACGCTGGCAGATCTATTGCACGAACTCGACTATGGCGAGCGGCGCATCGCTGTCGAGCACAACGGCGAGATCGTGCCCGGAGATCAGCACACCACGACCCAGCTGGCCGACGGCGACCGGCTCGAAATCGTCCACGCCATCGGCGGCGGCCAAGCCCAGGTGGAGTCGGACACGCTCAACGTGGCCGGCCGGCGCTTCAACTCGCGGCTGCTGGTTGGCACCGGCAAATACGCCGACCTCGACGAAGCCGAGGCCGCGCTAGCCGCAAGCGGTACCGAAATCGTAACCATGGCCATCCGCCGTACGCCGGCCTTCACCGATCCGGACGCGCGCGCCAAGCGCAACCTGCTCGATGTCGTATCACCCGAACGCTACACACCATTACCGAATACCGCCGGCTGCGCCACGGCTGACGACGCCGTCCGCGCCTGCCGCATGGCACGTGAACTGCTCGACGGCCACAACTTGGTCAAACTTGAGGTCATCGGCGACGAGAAAACGCTGTATCCAGACATGACCGAGACGCTGGCCGCAGCCGAAAAGCTGGTGGCCGATGATTTCGATGTCATGGTCTATACCAACGACGATCCGATTGCCTGCCGGCGGCTAGAGTCGATGGGCTGTGTCGCGATCATGCCGCTGGCCGGGCCGATCGGCTCGGGGTTGGGGATCCAAAACCGCTACAACGTACTAGAGATCGTCGAAAACGCCGATGTGCCGGTTCTGGTCGACGCCGGCGTTGGCACGCCATCCGATGCGGCCATTGCCATGGAGCTCGGCTGCGACGGCGTGCTCATGAACACGGCTATCGCCCAAGCCGGCAAACCGGTGCTGATGGCCCAGGCCATGCGTCACGCAGTGAATGCCGGCCGCCAAGGCTACCTGGCCGGACGCATGCCGCGACGGCGCTACGCGTCGGCCTCATCACCCGCCAACAATCTACCGTTTTAA